One Setaria italica strain Yugu1 chromosome I, Setaria_italica_v2.0, whole genome shotgun sequence DNA window includes the following coding sequences:
- the LOC101783801 gene encoding translation factor GUF1 homolog, chloroplastic isoform X1, whose protein sequence is MATATASRLAVLAPRPSPPAPGRRRHAPAPGCAPSRPRSLSAAAAPRGRVLCLAAPAPAAASTIDAGQDRLLKVPISNIRNFCIIAHIDHGKSTLADKLLELTGTVQKREMKEQFLDNMDLERERGITIKLQAARMRYVMNKEPYCLNLIDTPGHVDFSYEVSRSLAACEGALLVVDASQGVEAQTLANVYLALENNLEIIPVLNKIDLPGAEPDRVAQEIEEIIGLDCSDAIRCSAKEGIGITEILDALVTKIPPPKDTSKDPLRALIFDSYYDPYRGVIVYFRVTDGSIKKGDKICFMANGKEYVADEIGVLSPNQMQVDELYAGEVGYLSASIRSVADARVGDTITHYSKKAASALPGYSEATPMVFCGLFPIDADQFEELREALEKLQLNDAALKFEPESSSAMGFGFRCGFLGLLHMEIVQERLEREYNLNLIITAPSVVYRVNCADGETVECSNPSLLPEPGKRRSIEEPYVKIEMLTPKDYIGPIMELAQDRRGEFKEMNFITESRAKIIYELPLAEMVGDFFDQLKSRSKGYASMEYSLVGYRESQLVKLDIQINGDPVEALSTIVHRDKAYSVGRALTQKLKELIPRQMFRVPIQACIGTKVIASEALSAIRKDVLSKCYGGDITRKKKLLKKQAEGKKRMKAIGRVDVPQEAFMAVLKLEKEVL, encoded by the exons atggccaccgccaccgcctcccgcctcgccgtcctcgcgccgcggccgtcgccgcccgcgccggggCGTCGGCGACATGCCCCTGCTCCCGGTTGCGCCCCTTCGCGCCCGCGCTCTCtctctgccgctgccgccccgcgCGGCCGCGTCCTCTGCCTCGCGGCCCCTgcgcccgccgctgcctccaccaTCGACGCCGGCCAGGACCGCCTCCTGAAG GTGCCCATTTCGAATATCAGGAACTTCTGCATCATTGCGCACATCGACCATGGCAAGTCGACGCTGGCGGATAAGTTGCTCGAGCTCACCGGCACGGTGCAGAAGAGGGAGATGAAGGAGCAGTTCCTGGATAACATGGAcctggagagggagagagggatcACCATCAAATTGCAG gcAGCTCGGATGCGTTACGTCATGAATAAAGAGCCTTACTGCCTCAATTTAATTGATACACCAGGCCATGTCGATTTCTCATATGAG GTTTCCCGTTCTCTTGCTGCTTGTGAGGGTGCACTTCTGGTTGTTGATGCTTCTCAG GGTGTTGAAGCTCAGACGTTAGCGAATGTGTATCTTGCATTGGAAAACAACCTTGAAATCATACCG GTTCTAAACAAAATAGATCTTCCTGGTGCTGAACCTGACCGCGTCGCACAGGAAATTGAAGAG ATAATTGGATTGGACTGCAGTGATGCAATTCGGTGTTCAGCAAAG GAAGGTATTGGCATCACTGAAATACTAGATGCCCTCGTGACCAAAATCCCCCCACCAAAAGATACATCAAAAGATCCTCTCAGGGCTCTTATATTTGACAG CTATTATGATCCATACAGAGGTGTAATTGTGTACTTCCGTGTTACTGATGGCAGTATAAAGAAAGGGGACAAGATATGTTTTATGGCCAATGGAAAG GAATATGTTGCTGATGAAATTGGTGTTTTATCCCCAAATCAGATGCAAGTTGACGAATTATATGCTGGCGAG GTCGGTTATCTCTCTGCTTCTATACGATCAGTAGCAGATGCCAGGGTTGGTGATACAATTACTCACTACTCAAAAAAAGCAGCTTCTGCTTTACCAGGATATTCAGAAGCCACTCCAATGGTTTTCTGTGGCTTGTTTCCCATAGATGCAGATCA GTTTGAGGAGTTGCGTGAAGCGCTGGAAAAACTTCAGCTAAACGATGCTGCCCTAAAG TTTGAACCAGAATCTTCTAGTGCCATGGGGTTTGGCTTCAGATGTGGGTTCCTTGGTCTTCTTCATATGGAAATTGTTCAG GAAAGGCTTGAGAGGGAGTACAATTTGAACTTAATAATTACTGCACCGAGTGTGGTTTACCGTGTGAACTGTGCAGATGGTGAAACT GTTGAATGTTCAAATCCGTCTTTGCTTCCGGAACCTGGGAAACGGAGGTCTATTGAAGAACCATATGTAAAG ATTGAAATGCTTACACCGAAGGATTATATTGGCCCAATAATGGAGCTGGCTCAAGATAGAAGAGGCGAATTCAAGGAAATGAACTTCATCACGGAAAGCAGGGCAAAAATTATTTATGAGCTACCGCTAGCAGAG ATGGTTGGTGATTTCTTTGACCAACTGAAATCTCGAAGCAAAGGATATGCCAGTATGGAATACTCACTTGTCGG GTACAGGGAAAGTCAGCTAGTAAAGTTGGATATACAAATCAATGGTGATCCTGTGGAGGCATTGTCAACAATTGTACATAGAGATAAG GCATACTCTGTTGGCAGGGCGCTGACACAAAAGCTCAAAGAACTTATACCTCGACAAATGTTTAGAGTTCCTATTCAA GCATGTATTGGCACAAAGGTCATTGCAAGTGAAGCCCTGTCGGCCATCAGGAAGGATGTCCTGTCAAAATGCTATG GTGGTGATATAACGAGAAAAAAGAAGTTGCTGAAGAAACAG GCCGAAGGAAAGAAGAGGATGAAAGCGATTGGAAGGGTTGATGTTCCCCAAGAAGCATTCATGGCTGTGCTGAAACTGGAAAAGGAGGTGCTATGA
- the LOC101783801 gene encoding translation factor GUF1 homolog, chloroplastic isoform X2, giving the protein MKEQFLDNMDLERERGITIKLQAARMRYVMNKEPYCLNLIDTPGHVDFSYEVSRSLAACEGALLVVDASQGVEAQTLANVYLALENNLEIIPVLNKIDLPGAEPDRVAQEIEEIIGLDCSDAIRCSAKEGIGITEILDALVTKIPPPKDTSKDPLRALIFDSYYDPYRGVIVYFRVTDGSIKKGDKICFMANGKEYVADEIGVLSPNQMQVDELYAGEVGYLSASIRSVADARVGDTITHYSKKAASALPGYSEATPMVFCGLFPIDADQFEELREALEKLQLNDAALKFEPESSSAMGFGFRCGFLGLLHMEIVQERLEREYNLNLIITAPSVVYRVNCADGETVECSNPSLLPEPGKRRSIEEPYVKIEMLTPKDYIGPIMELAQDRRGEFKEMNFITESRAKIIYELPLAEMVGDFFDQLKSRSKGYASMEYSLVGYRESQLVKLDIQINGDPVEALSTIVHRDKAYSVGRALTQKLKELIPRQMFRVPIQACIGTKVIASEALSAIRKDVLSKCYGGDITRKKKLLKKQAEGKKRMKAIGRVDVPQEAFMAVLKLEKEVL; this is encoded by the exons ATGAAGGAGCAGTTCCTGGATAACATGGAcctggagagggagagagggatcACCATCAAATTGCAG gcAGCTCGGATGCGTTACGTCATGAATAAAGAGCCTTACTGCCTCAATTTAATTGATACACCAGGCCATGTCGATTTCTCATATGAG GTTTCCCGTTCTCTTGCTGCTTGTGAGGGTGCACTTCTGGTTGTTGATGCTTCTCAG GGTGTTGAAGCTCAGACGTTAGCGAATGTGTATCTTGCATTGGAAAACAACCTTGAAATCATACCG GTTCTAAACAAAATAGATCTTCCTGGTGCTGAACCTGACCGCGTCGCACAGGAAATTGAAGAG ATAATTGGATTGGACTGCAGTGATGCAATTCGGTGTTCAGCAAAG GAAGGTATTGGCATCACTGAAATACTAGATGCCCTCGTGACCAAAATCCCCCCACCAAAAGATACATCAAAAGATCCTCTCAGGGCTCTTATATTTGACAG CTATTATGATCCATACAGAGGTGTAATTGTGTACTTCCGTGTTACTGATGGCAGTATAAAGAAAGGGGACAAGATATGTTTTATGGCCAATGGAAAG GAATATGTTGCTGATGAAATTGGTGTTTTATCCCCAAATCAGATGCAAGTTGACGAATTATATGCTGGCGAG GTCGGTTATCTCTCTGCTTCTATACGATCAGTAGCAGATGCCAGGGTTGGTGATACAATTACTCACTACTCAAAAAAAGCAGCTTCTGCTTTACCAGGATATTCAGAAGCCACTCCAATGGTTTTCTGTGGCTTGTTTCCCATAGATGCAGATCA GTTTGAGGAGTTGCGTGAAGCGCTGGAAAAACTTCAGCTAAACGATGCTGCCCTAAAG TTTGAACCAGAATCTTCTAGTGCCATGGGGTTTGGCTTCAGATGTGGGTTCCTTGGTCTTCTTCATATGGAAATTGTTCAG GAAAGGCTTGAGAGGGAGTACAATTTGAACTTAATAATTACTGCACCGAGTGTGGTTTACCGTGTGAACTGTGCAGATGGTGAAACT GTTGAATGTTCAAATCCGTCTTTGCTTCCGGAACCTGGGAAACGGAGGTCTATTGAAGAACCATATGTAAAG ATTGAAATGCTTACACCGAAGGATTATATTGGCCCAATAATGGAGCTGGCTCAAGATAGAAGAGGCGAATTCAAGGAAATGAACTTCATCACGGAAAGCAGGGCAAAAATTATTTATGAGCTACCGCTAGCAGAG ATGGTTGGTGATTTCTTTGACCAACTGAAATCTCGAAGCAAAGGATATGCCAGTATGGAATACTCACTTGTCGG GTACAGGGAAAGTCAGCTAGTAAAGTTGGATATACAAATCAATGGTGATCCTGTGGAGGCATTGTCAACAATTGTACATAGAGATAAG GCATACTCTGTTGGCAGGGCGCTGACACAAAAGCTCAAAGAACTTATACCTCGACAAATGTTTAGAGTTCCTATTCAA GCATGTATTGGCACAAAGGTCATTGCAAGTGAAGCCCTGTCGGCCATCAGGAAGGATGTCCTGTCAAAATGCTATG GTGGTGATATAACGAGAAAAAAGAAGTTGCTGAAGAAACAG GCCGAAGGAAAGAAGAGGATGAAAGCGATTGGAAGGGTTGATGTTCCCCAAGAAGCATTCATGGCTGTGCTGAAACTGGAAAAGGAGGTGCTATGA
- the LOC101783801 gene encoding translation factor GUF1 homolog, chloroplastic isoform X3, with the protein MSISHMRFPVLLLLVRVHFWLLMLLRCNIYFLPGVEAQTLANVYLALENNLEIIPVLNKIDLPGAEPDRVAQEIEEIIGLDCSDAIRCSAKEGIGITEILDALVTKIPPPKDTSKDPLRALIFDSYYDPYRGVIVYFRVTDGSIKKGDKICFMANGKEYVADEIGVLSPNQMQVDELYAGEVGYLSASIRSVADARVGDTITHYSKKAASALPGYSEATPMVFCGLFPIDADQFEELREALEKLQLNDAALKFEPESSSAMGFGFRCGFLGLLHMEIVQERLEREYNLNLIITAPSVVYRVNCADGETVECSNPSLLPEPGKRRSIEEPYVKIEMLTPKDYIGPIMELAQDRRGEFKEMNFITESRAKIIYELPLAEMVGDFFDQLKSRSKGYASMEYSLVGYRESQLVKLDIQINGDPVEALSTIVHRDKAYSVGRALTQKLKELIPRQMFRVPIQACIGTKVIASEALSAIRKDVLSKCYGGDITRKKKLLKKQAEGKKRMKAIGRVDVPQEAFMAVLKLEKEVL; encoded by the exons ATGTCGATTTCTCATATGAG GTTTCCCGTTCTCTTGCTGCTTGTGAGGGTGCACTTCTGGTTGTTGATGCTTCTCAGGtgcaatatatattttcttccT GGTGTTGAAGCTCAGACGTTAGCGAATGTGTATCTTGCATTGGAAAACAACCTTGAAATCATACCG GTTCTAAACAAAATAGATCTTCCTGGTGCTGAACCTGACCGCGTCGCACAGGAAATTGAAGAG ATAATTGGATTGGACTGCAGTGATGCAATTCGGTGTTCAGCAAAG GAAGGTATTGGCATCACTGAAATACTAGATGCCCTCGTGACCAAAATCCCCCCACCAAAAGATACATCAAAAGATCCTCTCAGGGCTCTTATATTTGACAG CTATTATGATCCATACAGAGGTGTAATTGTGTACTTCCGTGTTACTGATGGCAGTATAAAGAAAGGGGACAAGATATGTTTTATGGCCAATGGAAAG GAATATGTTGCTGATGAAATTGGTGTTTTATCCCCAAATCAGATGCAAGTTGACGAATTATATGCTGGCGAG GTCGGTTATCTCTCTGCTTCTATACGATCAGTAGCAGATGCCAGGGTTGGTGATACAATTACTCACTACTCAAAAAAAGCAGCTTCTGCTTTACCAGGATATTCAGAAGCCACTCCAATGGTTTTCTGTGGCTTGTTTCCCATAGATGCAGATCA GTTTGAGGAGTTGCGTGAAGCGCTGGAAAAACTTCAGCTAAACGATGCTGCCCTAAAG TTTGAACCAGAATCTTCTAGTGCCATGGGGTTTGGCTTCAGATGTGGGTTCCTTGGTCTTCTTCATATGGAAATTGTTCAG GAAAGGCTTGAGAGGGAGTACAATTTGAACTTAATAATTACTGCACCGAGTGTGGTTTACCGTGTGAACTGTGCAGATGGTGAAACT GTTGAATGTTCAAATCCGTCTTTGCTTCCGGAACCTGGGAAACGGAGGTCTATTGAAGAACCATATGTAAAG ATTGAAATGCTTACACCGAAGGATTATATTGGCCCAATAATGGAGCTGGCTCAAGATAGAAGAGGCGAATTCAAGGAAATGAACTTCATCACGGAAAGCAGGGCAAAAATTATTTATGAGCTACCGCTAGCAGAG ATGGTTGGTGATTTCTTTGACCAACTGAAATCTCGAAGCAAAGGATATGCCAGTATGGAATACTCACTTGTCGG GTACAGGGAAAGTCAGCTAGTAAAGTTGGATATACAAATCAATGGTGATCCTGTGGAGGCATTGTCAACAATTGTACATAGAGATAAG GCATACTCTGTTGGCAGGGCGCTGACACAAAAGCTCAAAGAACTTATACCTCGACAAATGTTTAGAGTTCCTATTCAA GCATGTATTGGCACAAAGGTCATTGCAAGTGAAGCCCTGTCGGCCATCAGGAAGGATGTCCTGTCAAAATGCTATG GTGGTGATATAACGAGAAAAAAGAAGTTGCTGAAGAAACAG GCCGAAGGAAAGAAGAGGATGAAAGCGATTGGAAGGGTTGATGTTCCCCAAGAAGCATTCATGGCTGTGCTGAAACTGGAAAAGGAGGTGCTATGA
- the LOC101783400 gene encoding thiosulfate sulfurtransferase 16, chloroplastic — protein sequence MASADTSSSDKEQVIPTIDADQAHALLSSGHGYIDVRMREDFDKGHAPGSRNVPYYLSVTPQGKEKNPQFEEEVASLFGKDDVFIVGCNTGNRSRFATADLLNAGFKNARNLQGGYRSFLQSANQQPAQQQ from the exons ATGGCGTCTGCAGACACCAGCAGCAG TGACAAGGAGCAGGTCATCCCTACCATCGACGCTGACCAAGCACATGCTCTCTTGAGCTCTGGTCATGGCTATATTGATGTCAG GATGCGAGAGGACTTTGACAAGGGCCACGCACCTGGTTCTCGCAATGTTCCCTACTACCTGTCAGTAACGCCTCAAG ggaaggagaagaatccACAGTTCGAAGAGGAAGTGGCTTCACTCTTTGGGAAGGACGATGTCTTCATTGTG GGTTGCAACACGGGGAACAGATCCAGGTTCGCTACTGCAGACCTTCTAAACGCG GGGTTCAAGAATGCAAGGAACCTGCAAGGTGGCTACCGCTCCTTTCTCCAGAGTGCAAATCAGCAGCCAGCTCAACAGCAGTAG